A single genomic interval of Lathyrus oleraceus cultivar Zhongwan6 chromosome 7, CAAS_Psat_ZW6_1.0, whole genome shotgun sequence harbors:
- the LOC127108464 gene encoding serine racemase encodes MTKEKYAADISSIKEAHARIKSLVLKTPVLSSTSLNDISGRQLYFKCENFQKSGAFKFRGACNAVFSLTDEEASKGVITHSSGNHAAALALAAKLRGIPAYIVIPKNAPACKVENVKRYDGKVNFSEVNIRSREEVANKVQKETGAILIPSSNDGRILSGQGTIFLELLEQAPQIDTLVVPISGAGLIGGVALAAKAINPAIRILAAEPKGADDAAQSKAAGRIITLSENDTIADGLRACLGNFTWPIVRDLVDDIIVVEDFEIVKAMKLCFEILKIVVEPSGAIGLAAVLSETFQKNPAWKDSKHVGIVATGGNVDMTVLWESFNK; translated from the exons ATGACAAAGGAAAAATATGCTGCTGATATTTCCTCCATAAAAGAAGCACATGCCAGAATTAAATCACTGGTTCTTAAAACTCCAGTTCTCTCCTCCACCTCTCTGAATGACATATCAGGAAGACAACTATATTTTAAATGTGAAAATTTTCAAAAGAG TGGAGCTTTTAAATTTAGAGGTGCCTGCAATGCTGTTTTTTCTCTCACCGATGAAGAAGCTTCTAAAGGTGTTATAACTCACAGCAG TGGAAATCATGCTGCGGCGTTGGCTTTGGCAGCAAAGCTTAGGGGGATCCCTGCCTACATTGTTATTCCAAAAAACGCACCAGCTTGTAAAGTTGAGAATGTTAAGCGATATGATGGTAAGGTTAATTTTTCTGAGGTCAATATAAGGTCAAGGGAAGAAGTTGCAAATAAGGTGCAGAAAGAAACTGGTGCTATCTTGATACCTTCTTCTAATGATGGCCGAATACTGAG TGGCCAGGGTACCATATTCTTAGAGCTTTTGGAACAAGCCCCTCAAATTGATACCCTTGTAGTACCAATAAGTG GTGCCGGTTTGATAGGAGGAGTAGCATTAGCTGCCAAGGCCATCAATCCGGCTATTCGGATTTTGGCGGCTGAACCTAAAGGAGCTGATGATGCAGCGCAATCTAAAGCAGCCGGAAGGATAATAACATTGTCTGAGAACGATACTATTGCGGACGGACTTCGAGCCTGTCTCGGAAATTTCACATG GCCTATCGTACGAGATCTTGTTGATGATATAATAGTTGTGGAAGACTTTGAAATTGTCAAAGCCATGAAACTGTGTTTTGAAATTCTAAAGATTGTTGTAGAACCAAGTGGAGCAATTGGCCTTGCTGCTGTTCTATCTGAAACTTTTCAGAAAAATCCTGCATGGAAGGATAGCAAGCATGTAGGAATAGTAGCTACAGGAGGCAATGTTGATATGACTGTGCTTTGGGAGTCTTTCAACAAATGA